A single genomic interval of Spirosoma linguale DSM 74 harbors:
- a CDS encoding protein of unknown function DUF214 (PFAM: protein of unknown function DUF214~KEGG: sde:Sde_0330 acetylornithine deacetylase ArgE): MIGSYLKTSRRSLVRNKLFSFINIFGLAVSMSVGLLVIAFLTDLLSYDDFQVNKDRIFRVVTTDQSVGQPEMNFASTSIKAGKKIRETIGGIEQSTLIRRGFSGDAQVNAETIVPLTALWADQSFFKVFTFPLLQGDPATALKEPYSLVLTEKTAQKLFGDVNALGKSLRFDTLTYTITGIAKDVPKLSHLRFEALVSFATLESKKSDMDGELASWDNIYMNYIYLVLPENANQQTIQANLDRLSASENALLKNRKITLSLQPLSKIALGTHYSNEIGPSIPPVVAWILAGLAFVIILSACFNYTNLSIARSLRRSREVGIRKIIGALKSHVLGQFLAESVLIALMALILSVGLFLILRTQFMALNPFIGNLVSLDLSARLVLYFLAMATAVGLAAGFLPALFFSRINALQVLRDASSIKVFRRVSLRKALIIIQYTISLLFISTTLIGYKQYRSFISLDLGFTTENILNIRIQGNSSTLLRKELSQLPAVKDISRSHIVTSLGSLSGSTMKYKDMQDSARVWLNFVDAQHLPLHQHKFIAGKNFTTRPIKGAETEVIVNEQLLKRFNIARRNPVDALGEMVTTDGRKLAIVGVVKDFHYGTVENKIEPMAFRYYSDENGGYLNVKISTTDLPGTLASIDNAWRKIDKVHPLDATFYDDQIEHAYSQYSMMLKVIGFIAFLAICISSLGLFGMVVFTAETRLKEISIRKVLGASEGGLIYLLSRGFLGLLALAALIALPVAYFFFDKVILVNFAYHQPIGLSELLLSAVIVMLLALLLIGSQTLKAARKNPAHVLKSE; encoded by the coding sequence ATGATTGGCAGCTACCTCAAAACCTCCCGGCGCAGTTTGGTGCGTAACAAGTTATTTTCGTTCATCAATATTTTCGGGCTGGCTGTCAGCATGTCGGTGGGTCTGCTGGTCATTGCTTTTTTGACGGATTTGCTCTCATACGATGATTTTCAGGTGAATAAGGACCGGATTTTTCGAGTTGTCACCACCGATCAATCGGTGGGTCAGCCTGAGATGAACTTCGCATCCACATCGATAAAAGCGGGGAAAAAAATTCGGGAAACGATCGGGGGCATTGAACAAAGTACGTTGATCCGGCGGGGGTTCTCGGGCGATGCTCAGGTCAATGCCGAAACGATAGTGCCCCTGACGGCACTGTGGGCCGATCAATCCTTTTTTAAGGTATTTACGTTTCCCCTGCTCCAGGGCGACCCGGCCACCGCGCTGAAAGAACCTTATTCCCTGGTTTTGACCGAAAAAACAGCTCAGAAATTATTTGGCGATGTCAATGCACTCGGTAAGTCGCTTCGGTTTGATACGCTTACGTATACGATTACCGGAATCGCAAAAGATGTTCCCAAGCTGTCGCACCTTCGCTTTGAAGCCCTGGTTTCCTTTGCAACCCTTGAATCGAAAAAATCTGATATGGATGGCGAGCTCGCCAGTTGGGACAATATCTACATGAATTACATTTACCTGGTCCTCCCTGAAAATGCAAACCAACAAACCATTCAAGCCAATCTGGATCGGTTAAGTGCCTCGGAAAATGCGCTGCTGAAAAACCGGAAAATTACGCTGTCCCTACAGCCGCTCTCTAAAATTGCGTTGGGGACGCATTATTCAAATGAGATTGGCCCCAGCATTCCGCCGGTGGTTGCCTGGATTCTGGCTGGCCTGGCTTTTGTGATCATTCTTTCTGCCTGCTTCAACTACACCAATCTCTCCATTGCCCGTTCGTTAAGGCGCTCGCGTGAAGTTGGTATTCGTAAAATTATCGGTGCCCTCAAGAGCCACGTACTGGGGCAGTTTCTGGCCGAATCAGTGCTCATCGCTTTGATGGCCCTGATTCTGTCAGTGGGTTTGTTTCTGATACTGCGTACGCAGTTTATGGCCCTAAATCCATTTATAGGAAATCTGGTTTCCCTCGACTTGTCAGCTCGTTTAGTTCTCTATTTTTTGGCTATGGCAACCGCAGTTGGCCTTGCCGCTGGTTTTCTACCCGCCCTGTTCTTTTCCCGAATCAATGCACTTCAGGTGCTACGAGATGCCTCTTCCATTAAAGTATTCCGGCGGGTTAGCCTACGAAAAGCGTTGATCATCATTCAGTACACGATCTCGCTACTCTTCATTTCCACCACCCTGATCGGCTACAAACAATACCGGAGTTTCATTTCGCTCGACCTAGGGTTTACCACCGAAAATATTTTAAATATCCGCATACAGGGAAATAGCAGCACCCTGCTCAGAAAGGAACTAAGCCAACTACCAGCGGTGAAGGACATCTCAAGGTCGCACATTGTGACCAGTCTGGGCAGTTTGTCGGGTTCCACGATGAAGTATAAAGACATGCAGGATTCAGCCAGAGTTTGGCTCAATTTTGTCGATGCGCAACACCTGCCGCTGCATCAGCATAAGTTTATTGCAGGTAAAAATTTTACAACCCGGCCCATTAAAGGCGCTGAAACCGAAGTTATTGTCAATGAGCAACTCCTCAAGCGATTCAATATCGCCCGTCGTAACCCGGTCGACGCATTGGGTGAAATGGTGACGACCGATGGTAGGAAATTAGCGATTGTGGGTGTCGTAAAAGATTTTCATTACGGTACAGTGGAGAATAAAATAGAGCCCATGGCCTTTCGCTATTATTCAGATGAGAACGGAGGGTATCTGAATGTGAAAATTTCGACTACCGACTTACCCGGCACCCTGGCCAGTATTGACAATGCCTGGCGGAAGATCGATAAAGTTCATCCGCTCGATGCGACCTTTTATGATGATCAGATTGAACATGCCTATAGTCAATATTCAATGATGCTCAAGGTGATTGGGTTCATCGCTTTCCTGGCCATTTGTATCTCGTCGCTGGGTTTATTCGGTATGGTCGTGTTCACGGCTGAAACCCGGTTAAAGGAAATCAGTATTCGCAAGGTACTGGGGGCTAGTGAAGGAGGTTTGATCTATTTGTTGAGCCGGGGGTTTTTAGGGCTTCTGGCACTGGCCGCCCTGATCGCGCTGCCGGTCGCTTACTTCTTTTTCGATAAAGTCATTCTGGTCAATTTCGCGTATCATCAACCCATTGGCTTGAGCGAACTTCTACTCAGTGCAGTTATTGTTATGCTGCTGGCTCTCTTACTGATTGGATCACAAACCCTGAAAGCCGCCCGGAAGAATCCTGCACATGTGTTGAAGAGTGAGTAG
- a CDS encoding ABC transporter related protein (PFAM: ABC transporter related~KEGG: nmn:NMCC_0525 copper ABC transporter, ATP- binding protein), which yields MVITPVDVLTVTNFTKAYSGQPVLTVPELHLSAGFHYFRGGNGSGKTTFFRTVAGLLPFSGNVMLNGKYDINRDPVAYRMRVNYAEAEPVYPTFLTARDLTGFVGKAKKAPAGQIESLAKLLGVDTFWTQPTGQFSSGMLKKLSLLLAFLGTPSLVLLDEPLTTLDVATAEKLFDYIRELHTNQNVSFLLTSHQDISLTGLPLTSTWQVGNGIISPTT from the coding sequence ATGGTGATAACCCCTGTAGACGTGCTAACTGTCACGAACTTCACCAAAGCCTACAGCGGTCAGCCTGTGCTGACGGTGCCGGAGTTGCACCTGTCGGCGGGCTTTCATTATTTCCGGGGCGGAAACGGATCGGGGAAAACGACGTTTTTTCGGACCGTAGCCGGGCTGCTGCCCTTTTCCGGAAACGTTATGCTAAATGGCAAATATGACATTAACCGTGATCCGGTAGCGTATCGAATGCGGGTCAACTACGCCGAAGCGGAGCCCGTTTACCCGACTTTTCTGACTGCCCGCGACCTGACCGGCTTTGTTGGCAAAGCGAAGAAAGCCCCCGCCGGGCAAATTGAATCGCTGGCCAAGCTGCTGGGCGTCGATACCTTCTGGACGCAGCCTACGGGCCAGTTTTCGAGTGGTATGCTCAAGAAATTATCCCTGCTGCTGGCCTTCCTGGGTACACCCAGTCTCGTACTACTCGATGAACCCCTGACGACTCTGGACGTGGCTACGGCCGAAAAGCTGTTCGACTACATTCGAGAATTACACACTAACCAAAACGTTTCGTTTTTGCTTACGTCGCATCAGGACATTAGTCTGACGGGCCTACCGTTAACGAGTACCTGGCAGGTTGGCAACGGGATTATCTCACCCACAACCTGA
- a CDS encoding TonB-dependent receptor plug (PFAM: TonB-dependent receptor plug; TonB-dependent receptor~KEGG: tgr:Tgr7_0241 TonB-dependent receptor) — protein MKKRLLLPLFCLHACIQSVSAQTSTPSLEDTLQLNEVVVRGYATNRRLLETPASIGLLSRRDLNQRFGTPTLVPALNTLPGVRADERSPGSYRLSIRGSAIRSPFGVRNIKTYWNELPLTDAGGNTPLNALDVRALGRIEVIKGPSGSLYGAGTGGTVLFSGLGVPAGQTSVEVSALGGSYGLYGNGISVQTGKNNSAISLNYNHLQSDGYRDQSAVVRDNLSLVGSFNVSPKRTISVLALYSDLHYQTPGGLNEAQFRANPRASRFATATLPSSAAQQAGIYQKVGYLGFSHEYRWNDRIQNTTVIYGSTTDFANPFITNYEKRTDQGIGGRTVTQIRFPNGPVPTVVTVGAEYLRNFTVDRNFGNRGGIADTIQTDEELIARQSTVFLQSETELPARFRLTAGLSRNDIRYGFTRFSTRAAGGAPAIPLTRNFTPVWLPRVALLRTFGQNVSAFVSISTGYSAPSTQEVRPSAGGFNTTLNAERGTSYEVGLRGSALRNRLRFDVAAYQFRLTETIVRRSDAAGAEFFVNAGRTDQRGLEAQLSYDFLSPAYYTSPTAFFSLVRIWNSLTLTEYRFRDYKQGTADLSNNKVPGVAPTTNVTGIDAETKAGIYAHVTYQFLSPFYLNDANTVLADPTQLLQATLGFRHSLGKNWTIDIYASGDNLLDRTYSLGYDLNAVGNRYYNAAPARNGVGGVRLRVKW, from the coding sequence ATGAAAAAACGACTACTACTGCCCCTGTTTTGTTTACACGCCTGTATCCAATCCGTTTCTGCCCAAACCTCAACCCCCTCACTGGAAGATACCCTTCAACTCAATGAGGTGGTGGTTCGGGGATACGCAACCAACCGCCGATTACTGGAAACACCGGCTTCGATCGGACTTCTGTCGCGCCGGGATTTGAACCAACGTTTCGGTACGCCAACGCTGGTGCCGGCGCTGAACACTTTACCGGGCGTTCGGGCCGATGAACGGTCGCCGGGGAGTTACCGGCTGTCCATACGGGGGAGTGCCATCCGCTCACCGTTCGGGGTACGGAATATCAAGACCTACTGGAATGAACTGCCGCTGACCGATGCAGGCGGCAATACCCCCCTCAACGCGCTGGATGTGCGGGCGCTGGGACGGATTGAAGTCATAAAAGGGCCGTCGGGCAGTTTGTACGGGGCCGGAACCGGTGGCACCGTGCTGTTCAGCGGATTGGGCGTACCGGCGGGTCAGACTAGTGTGGAAGTATCGGCGCTGGGCGGCAGCTACGGCTTGTACGGAAATGGCATTTCGGTACAGACCGGCAAAAACAACTCAGCCATTTCGCTCAACTACAACCATTTGCAATCGGATGGGTATCGGGATCAGAGTGCAGTGGTACGGGACAATCTGAGCCTTGTTGGCTCGTTCAACGTCAGTCCCAAACGGACCATTTCGGTACTTGCGCTCTATTCTGACCTGCATTACCAGACACCGGGTGGCCTCAACGAAGCACAGTTTCGGGCGAATCCCAGAGCTTCACGCTTTGCCACGGCTACCTTACCCAGCAGTGCCGCCCAACAGGCCGGTATCTATCAGAAAGTCGGCTACCTGGGCTTTTCGCACGAGTACCGCTGGAACGACCGGATACAGAACACCACCGTTATTTACGGCTCTACCACCGATTTTGCCAATCCGTTCATTACCAACTACGAAAAACGCACCGATCAGGGAATTGGCGGTCGCACCGTCACCCAGATCCGCTTCCCCAACGGTCCCGTGCCAACCGTCGTTACGGTCGGGGCCGAGTACCTGCGCAACTTCACCGTTGACCGTAATTTCGGGAACCGGGGTGGCATTGCCGATACCATCCAGACCGACGAAGAACTCATTGCCCGGCAGTCGACGGTTTTCCTACAATCTGAAACCGAGCTGCCTGCCCGTTTCCGGCTGACGGCGGGCCTGAGCCGCAATGATATTCGGTATGGCTTTACCCGTTTTTCAACGCGGGCGGCTGGTGGTGCCCCGGCCATTCCTCTGACCCGGAACTTCACACCCGTCTGGCTACCACGCGTTGCGTTACTGCGCACCTTCGGTCAGAACGTGTCGGCTTTTGTCAGTATCAGCACCGGGTATTCGGCCCCATCAACGCAGGAGGTACGCCCCTCGGCGGGTGGCTTTAACACCACGCTGAATGCCGAACGGGGAACGAGTTATGAGGTAGGCTTACGCGGGTCTGCCTTGCGAAACCGGTTACGATTCGATGTGGCGGCTTATCAGTTCCGGCTAACCGAAACGATTGTTCGCCGGTCGGATGCAGCCGGTGCCGAGTTCTTCGTCAATGCGGGCCGAACCGACCAGAGAGGACTCGAAGCTCAGCTCAGCTACGATTTTCTTTCGCCCGCTTACTACACATCGCCAACTGCTTTTTTCTCGCTGGTGCGGATTTGGAACAGCCTGACCCTCACCGAATATCGGTTCCGGGATTATAAGCAGGGAACGGCGGATTTATCCAACAACAAGGTGCCGGGTGTGGCGCCAACGACTAACGTAACGGGTATTGATGCGGAGACAAAAGCGGGAATTTACGCACACGTTACGTACCAGTTTCTGTCGCCTTTCTACCTCAACGATGCCAATACCGTACTCGCCGACCCCACGCAGTTACTTCAGGCAACCCTGGGTTTCCGGCACTCGCTTGGCAAAAACTGGACAATAGACATTTACGCCAGTGGCGACAATCTGCTTGACCGAACCTATTCATTAGGCTACGACCTCAACGCCGTTGGTAATCGGTATTATAACGCGGCCCCTGCCAGAAACGGTGTTGGTGGCGTTCGGCTGCGGGTGAAATGGTGA
- a CDS encoding hypothetical protein (KEGG: similar to MUC4): protein MSDGTILRSDFYSEYPVLTTVRPSRTTIYTVQSFQTGCGPVPVKTASSVVITVSSGITIDSVSQGPICEGQTLRFKFLHNLSLGANNQFMVRFRHSSGVVSDAIAAQQQGNYLTVTVPSFTLPQNQTFRNQSFTMEVSSTQPAYTSELKGGLSILTYPTMRWSDNNVYTIDKPQQQVNWYWFGDGGGPYQLEMETGQTAGTTIWDNVSSVSVPGNISQNFRVKSVRNACFVTNNPSQVSLTVRNTGGYFIYVKPYKGVACQGDSIELGFETTGEFAPGNQFRIQARGGSSCCSYPDTWATTTKSGTIKFKLPTDFGWYSTGGSEMAFRIASTNPVVFSEDRYLSIHRPVYSINISGLAEELLQPGTVTRTISYYGGTPVTINYTLGGANYNLVSSGWYSTDISYPVSGTTTFTVNSIANACGPVPVNQSTTHRVLPYILKTPPIAGQSYEPVSFCAGSTLTLPYLMVGQPDPAITVSVQYRPASTTEFRTLATSIRTNPVVVTLPDTLQAGDYVIRLVSNLAIASANQTIRVRRKATALLTTESGTSSLDMYPGSSTAFRVNFTGSPDWTVLLTSGLRQVFSSSPGTLYVNPKSKTVYAIQAVTNTCGYGTTAGEISVRIKPTLSLSTNSNSFCTGAKIPVTYSAQGDFEPGNRIRIGLVDGATVRWLDSTATTQGTFQVSLPGSLTAGGSFTLKLASTNPVQETQMSFLLASPPVVKLGGNAIINPQQSAIIRLTSNQVASGYGIPIRYALVTGESGEFYPGSSGFDLTVRPTQTTTYRLASVSNFCGTGQFSGAATITVNPPTDRQITTLEVNGFSTICSNDTVRVTFDTKGTFSATNRFTVQLSDSTGTQFSDLTTFGTSSPLKALVPANMPRGSFYRVRVVASDAGVSSSTNIAPLLLRFAATAAFESATIGFTPGKPVKLKINLTGDAPWTIRIGNEFNPVGTLYASSTPYSIDLSPTAASTIYKLYQVTNGCGYGKIVEPSVVQISVLTATDPALEKQFVVYPNPTNGWVTIRQDGATTPYRVRVTDPKGNVFYQKSTAKEIDGEDLSLLPTGVYLLTIDTDKSSLVFRILKN from the coding sequence TTGAGCGATGGAACGATTCTGCGCTCCGATTTTTACTCGGAATACCCGGTGTTGACCACCGTTCGTCCCAGCCGGACCACTATATATACCGTTCAGTCCTTCCAAACGGGCTGCGGGCCTGTTCCGGTCAAAACAGCGAGCAGCGTTGTTATAACCGTCAGTTCGGGCATCACCATCGACTCGGTCAGCCAGGGACCCATTTGCGAAGGGCAAACCCTGCGGTTCAAGTTTTTACACAACCTCTCGCTGGGTGCCAACAACCAATTTATGGTTCGTTTCCGGCACAGTTCCGGTGTAGTGTCCGATGCCATTGCTGCTCAGCAACAGGGCAACTACCTAACGGTAACAGTTCCGTCGTTCACATTACCCCAAAACCAGACTTTCCGTAATCAGTCCTTTACTATGGAGGTAAGCAGTACACAACCGGCTTACACCTCTGAATTGAAAGGGGGTCTGAGCATCCTGACCTACCCTACTATGCGCTGGTCGGATAATAATGTCTACACGATCGACAAGCCACAGCAACAGGTAAACTGGTACTGGTTTGGCGACGGAGGTGGTCCCTATCAGTTGGAGATGGAAACCGGCCAAACCGCTGGCACAACTATCTGGGATAATGTATCATCGGTTTCGGTACCGGGTAATATTTCCCAGAACTTCCGGGTGAAGTCGGTCCGGAATGCCTGTTTCGTCACGAACAATCCTTCACAGGTATCGCTGACGGTCCGGAATACAGGAGGGTACTTTATTTATGTCAAACCCTACAAAGGCGTTGCCTGTCAGGGCGATAGTATAGAGCTTGGCTTTGAAACAACCGGCGAGTTTGCACCCGGCAATCAATTCCGTATTCAGGCGCGGGGCGGCAGTTCGTGCTGCAGCTATCCGGATACCTGGGCTACAACCACCAAATCGGGTACCATTAAATTCAAACTACCGACCGATTTCGGCTGGTACAGCACGGGTGGCAGTGAAATGGCTTTCCGTATTGCCTCCACCAATCCGGTTGTGTTCAGTGAAGACCGGTATTTGAGCATTCACCGTCCGGTTTATAGTATAAACATCAGCGGGCTGGCGGAAGAACTGCTGCAGCCCGGCACCGTTACCCGAACAATTAGTTACTATGGCGGCACGCCGGTAACGATCAACTATACCCTCGGTGGAGCCAACTATAATCTCGTCTCATCGGGTTGGTACAGTACAGATATCAGTTACCCGGTTAGCGGAACGACTACGTTTACGGTAAACTCAATTGCCAATGCCTGCGGTCCGGTACCAGTCAACCAGTCGACTACCCACCGGGTTCTCCCCTACATCTTAAAAACTCCTCCCATTGCCGGTCAATCGTACGAGCCCGTTTCCTTTTGCGCCGGCAGTACGCTCACCCTGCCGTATCTGATGGTTGGGCAACCCGACCCGGCCATCACTGTTTCGGTACAGTACCGGCCAGCCAGCACCACCGAATTTCGTACCCTGGCAACGTCCATCCGGACAAATCCGGTGGTCGTCACGCTCCCCGATACGCTTCAGGCGGGCGATTATGTGATTCGGCTGGTATCCAACCTCGCCATTGCATCGGCAAATCAGACGATTCGGGTGCGCCGGAAAGCAACAGCGCTGCTAACAACAGAAAGTGGCACTTCTTCGCTCGATATGTATCCCGGCAGCTCGACCGCTTTTCGGGTGAACTTTACGGGTTCACCCGACTGGACGGTATTGCTTACCAGCGGGCTGCGGCAAGTGTTCTCATCCAGTCCGGGCACATTGTACGTGAACCCGAAATCGAAGACGGTCTATGCCATTCAGGCAGTTACAAATACCTGCGGATACGGAACTACTGCGGGCGAGATTTCCGTACGCATTAAACCAACCTTATCACTCAGTACGAACAGCAATTCTTTCTGCACGGGTGCTAAAATACCCGTCACCTACAGTGCTCAGGGCGACTTTGAACCCGGTAACCGAATCCGGATCGGCTTAGTGGACGGAGCCACAGTGCGCTGGCTCGATTCCACCGCCACTACCCAGGGGACTTTTCAGGTTAGCTTACCAGGCAGTTTAACGGCGGGAGGCTCCTTCACATTAAAACTGGCTTCGACCAATCCGGTGCAGGAGACCCAGATGAGTTTTCTGCTGGCATCACCCCCCGTCGTTAAACTGGGGGGCAATGCGATTATCAACCCCCAGCAAAGTGCCATCATTCGCTTAACATCAAATCAGGTGGCAAGCGGGTACGGCATCCCCATCCGATATGCATTAGTTACGGGGGAATCGGGGGAATTTTACCCCGGGTCGTCCGGCTTTGACCTAACCGTCAGACCAACCCAAACTACTACCTATCGACTGGCATCTGTATCGAACTTTTGCGGAACAGGTCAGTTTTCGGGGGCAGCGACGATAACCGTCAACCCACCCACCGATCGCCAGATAACGACTCTGGAGGTCAACGGCTTCTCAACAATCTGTTCGAATGACACCGTACGGGTAACGTTCGACACAAAGGGGACCTTCTCAGCGACGAATCGCTTTACGGTACAACTGTCCGATTCGACCGGCACGCAGTTCAGCGACCTGACCACGTTTGGCACATCAAGCCCATTAAAAGCGCTGGTTCCTGCCAATATGCCCCGTGGCTCGTTTTATCGGGTTCGGGTTGTTGCGTCGGACGCTGGTGTAAGCAGTTCAACCAACATCGCCCCTCTCCTGCTGCGGTTTGCGGCAACAGCCGCATTTGAATCAGCGACAATTGGTTTCACACCAGGAAAACCCGTGAAGCTGAAAATAAATCTAACGGGCGACGCCCCCTGGACAATCCGGATCGGGAATGAGTTCAATCCAGTTGGCACGTTATACGCGAGCAGTACACCTTACTCGATTGATTTATCGCCAACGGCGGCCTCAACTATTTACAAATTGTATCAGGTAACCAACGGATGCGGGTATGGGAAAATAGTTGAACCTTCTGTGGTTCAGATTAGTGTGCTGACAGCCACTGACCCGGCTTTGGAAAAACAGTTTGTGGTGTACCCGAATCCGACCAACGGCTGGGTAACTATTCGTCAGGACGGGGCAACAACCCCCTATCGTGTTCGGGTAACGGACCCGAAAGGAAATGTATTTTATCAGAAAAGTACGGCAAAAGAGATTGACGGAGAAGACCTGTCCTTACTCCCAACCGGCGTATATTTGCTGACTATTGACACAGACAAATCAAGTCTGGTTTTTCGGATTCTGAAAAACTAA